In Carya illinoinensis cultivar Pawnee chromosome 16, C.illinoinensisPawnee_v1, whole genome shotgun sequence, a single window of DNA contains:
- the LOC122299651 gene encoding protein FAR-RED IMPAIRED RESPONSE 1-like: MDDDMEYSDNECDEVGIDEQIGGDENVEEPMVGMKFSSIEEVYAYYMKYGKKKGFGISKRNSRQDDDGNVRWINTVFNDEGGYTVSKVILDHTHTCSPGKARHFRCFKKVDARVAKRVKINDEVGIRLSKNFKSVVVEAGGYENVPLGEKECRNYIDKARRLCLGVGGGVALCNYFEDMQKRIQEFYYRIDVDSEMWLKNIFWADPRSRAAYESFGDGFTFDTTYLTNAYKMPFAPFVGVNHHGQSILLGCGLISSEDVYTFEWLFKSWLQCMNNRLLNAIITDQDKAMKIAISRVFPTSKHRFCLWHIMKKLSEKFGSHC; encoded by the exons ATGGACGATGATATGGAATATTCAGATAATGAGTGTGATGAGGTAGGAATTGATGAGCAGATTGGAGGTgatgaaaatgttgaagaaCCTATGGTTGGAATGAAATTTTCATCTATAGAAGAAGTGTATGCTTACTATATGAAGTATGGTAAGAAGAAGGGGTTTGGGATATCCAAAAGGAATTCTAGACAAGATGACGATGGGAATGTAAGATG GATTAATACTGTATTCAATGATGAAGGTGGATATACTGTATCCAAAGTGATTTTGGATCACACACACACTTGTAGTCCAGGAAAGGCAAGACATTTCAGATGCTTTAAGAAGGTCGATGCTCGTGTTGCTAAAAGGGTCAAAATAAATGATGAGGTAGGAATAAGGTTATCAAAAAATTTCAAGTCTGTGGTTGTTGAGGCAGGGGGTTACGAGAATGTACCATTAGGGGAGAAGGAGTGTCGAAACTATATTGACAAAGCACGACGACTTTGCCTCGGGGTTGGAGGTGGTGTAGCTCTATGTAACTATTTTGAAGATATGCAAAAAAGAATTCAGGAATTTTATTATAGGATAGACGTTGATAGTGAGATgtggttaaaaaatattttttgggcagACCCTCGGAGTAGAGCTGCATATGAATCATTCGGGGATGGATTTACATTTGATACGACATATCTAACTAATGCATATAAAATGCCTTTTGCACCGTTTGTGGGTGTGAACCATCATGGGCAGTCCATCCTACTCGGGTGCGGATTGATATCTAGTGAAGATGTATATACATTTGAGTGGTTGTTTAAGTCATGGTTGCAGTGTATGAATAATCGACTGCTAAATGCAATCATCACAGACCAAGACAAGGCTATGAAAATTGCAATTTCGAGGGtgtttccaacttcaaaacatCGCTTCTGCTTGTGGCATATAATGAAAAAGCTTTCTGAGAAGTTTGGATCACATTGTTGA